The following proteins come from a genomic window of Gossypium raimondii isolate GPD5lz chromosome 5, ASM2569854v1, whole genome shotgun sequence:
- the LOC105769252 gene encoding NAC domain-containing protein 90 translates to MSNNQNSNLPLVDIGGGSSRASSPYHFPPGCRFYPSEEELLNHYLTGKNSSVAADRSDAYGSDFIRELHLYDYKPSDLPEGACFVHGYKGRRRHWFCYTKSKGGRGRRRAKGGFWRKIGKVKDVFGGGNVKLGTRTKFVFYEMNSVKAALRTPWIMYEYALLHRHKASFVLCRVFIKSRARNSVSENVLSCAEETVSAIRHIGIQHDGFLRPDTLEAEINGDDFTKELDDPITTGPVSVASFEFPSGIPPDLPDDMVGPRLTTSELLSIIEADFIELDDLS, encoded by the exons ATGTCAAACAATCAAAATTCGAATCTTCCCTTGGTGGATATAGGAGGAGGTTCATCCAGAGCAAGTTCGCCGTATCATTTTCCACCTGGTTGTCGATTTTACCCTTCCGAGGAGGAGCTTCTAAACCATTACCTCACTGGGAAAAACAGTTCCGTCGCCGCCGATCGCTCTGATGCGTACGGATCCGATTTTATCAGGGAACTTCATTTGTACGATTATAAGCCGTCAGATTTACCGGAGGGCGCGTGCTTTGTGCACGGATATAAGGGGAGAAGAAGGCACTGGTTTTGTTATACCAAGAGTAAAGGTGGGAGGGGGAGGAGAAGGGCAAAGGGTGGGTTttggaggaaaattggaaaagtTAAGGATGTGTTTGGAGGAGGAAATGTTAAGTTGGGGACTAGAactaaatttgtgttttatgaGATGAATTCAGTTAAGGCTGCTCTTAGGACTCCTTGGATTATGTATGAGTATGCACTTCTTCACCGCCACAag GCTTCTTTTGTGCTATGCCGAGTTTTCATCAAATCTCGAGCTAGAAATAGTGTATCAGAGAATGTTTTAAGTTGTGCAGAAGAAACTGTTTCAGCTATACGTCACATCGGAATTCAGCATGATGGATTTCTGAGACCTGACACTCTTGAAGCTGAAATCAATGGTGATGACTTTACTAAAGAGCTAGATGATCCAATAACAACTGGACCTGTTTCTGTTGCAAGTTTTGAGTTTCCTTCAGGCATTCCACCAGACCTGCCCGATGATATG GTGGGGCCTCGGCTAACTACCAGTGAGTTACTTTCAATTATAGAAGCAGATTTTATAGAGTTGGACGATCTCAGTTGA